TTAGCAATACAAAATTGACAAAACCGGTCATTATCACCGAATTCGGTGCGGGCGCCGGATATGGGAATCACGGTACGGAAAATACGCTTTGGACGGAAGAATATCAGGAAACGCTGTATAAAAAGCAATTTGCGGTAATGAAAAGAAGCGATTTCATTCAAGGAACGACTCCGTGGATTTTGTATGATTTTCGTGCCGTGCGCAGACAAAATCGGTATCAAAAAGGTTTTAATCGCAAAGGATTGATTGACGCCGATCGCAAAAGAAGAAAATTGGCCTTTAAAGTCGTTGCGGATTATTATGCAGGTATTGATTAAAAAGGCCGAATTTCAGGTGCCTTGTAGTATGCTGTAAAAATATACATTTATCGAAATGAGGTTGTACCGTGCAGCAGATACGAAAAAAAGACGATTTTTTAAATCACGCACTTCAAGATCGTGATTTTTGGCAAAGGGCAATGGATTATGCGATCGCGAAAACGGAAGAGAACAGTAAAACGTTTACGGACGGTTATCCGGCTCCTGCCAGTGTCGATTTGATATATCCGAAAATTCCCAACGATGAATGGACAAGCGGATTTTGGAACGGAATGCTTTGGCAGGCATATAATGCGACCGGAATCGATGCGTTCCGTATTGCAGCGGAAGCAACGCTGTCCGACTATGAAAACCGACTTAGGAATCGCATAGAAACACAAACGCATGATTTGGGTTTTTTGTATATACTTTCGGCAAAGGCGGAGTATCTGACTACGGGCAATAAAAACGCTCTGAAGATTGCATTGAAAGCCGCCGATTTGCTGATGGAACGCTATAATCCCGCTTCAGGTGTGATTCAAGCATGGGGCAGTGCCGATGACGTCGAAAACAGAGGCAGGATCATTATCGACTGTCTTATGAATACTCCGCTTTTATTTTGGGCATCGGAAGTAACACAATCGGATACATACGCGCAAGCTGCGAAAAGTCATGTCGAAAAATCGAAGCGTTTTTTAATTCGAGACGATGATACGACATTCCATACATATTATTTTGATGTTACCGACGGCAGAGCGCTTCGCGGAAAAACGGCTCAAGGATTCAGCGATTCTTCCTGTTGGGCACGAGGGCAGGCATGGGGGATTTACGGATTTTGTTTGAATTATCGGTATACCGGCGATTTTTCTCTGCTTATGTCGGCAAAGCGTTTGGCTCATCATTTTCTTAACCGTTTGCCGCAAGATGCCGTATGCTATTGGGATCTTATATTTACTTCGGGAACTGAAGAGCGGGACAGCTCGGCGGCTGCAATCGCTGCATGCGGCTTAATGGAACTTGCGTCGCTGCTTCCCCTTGCCGATAAAGATAGACCGGTGTATGAAGCTGCAGCGCTTGTGATTATGGAATCTTTAGCCGCGTCTTATACTACCGAGGGATTGAAATCGAACGGTATTTTGCAACATGCGGTTTACGGTAAGCCGTTCGGTAAAGGGGTCGACGAATGCAATATTTGGGGTGACTATTTTTATATGGAAGCGCTGGATCGTATTCTTTTTCATCATAAGCTTTTTTGGTAAGCGAAAATGCAAACGTATAAATCGGCAATAACTGAAAATCCATTGAAAACCCGCGATGATGTTGCCCAAAGTCTTTTTCAATTACTCATGCCGTGTTCGGATAAATTTATCATGGGTAATACCGGCTTATTCAATTATAACGGAAGCACGACCTATTGCGACAGAGTAGGACTTTTTGAAGGGTGGAGCAGGCTTTTGTGGGGGATCGGACCTTTGCTTGCCGGCGGTTATGTATGGGAAGGATTGTCGATATATCAAGAGGGGCTCTCCAACGGAACGAATCCCGATTCTCCGTTTTATTGGGGCGATATTAAGGATTTTGATCAGCGTATCGTTGAAACTGCGGCAATCGCATTGGCTATGATACTCAATAAAAAAGTTCTGTGGGAACAATATACCGAAACGGAACAGAACAGAATTTATACGTGGCTGAACTCGGTAAATGATCGTACATTCAGCGAAAACAATTGGAAATTTTTTCGTATTTTGGTGAATCTTTTTTTTGAACAAGTCGGGCGTCCTCCGAATGAAAGCGTACTTGAAAAAGATCTTGCCCTTATTGAAAGTTTTTATGTAGAGGACGGCTGGTATAAAGATGCCGTTCCTTTTGATAATTACAATCCCTTTGCAATTCAGTTCTATTCGATGATTTATTACCGTTTCAGAAAAGACAAAGATACGGAACGTTGCAAGCGATATGAACGGCGGGTAAAACTGTTTGCCCGTCAGCATATTCACTATTTCACAAATGACGGGCTTTTCGTTCCCTACGGAAGAAGTCTGACGTATCGTTTTGCCGTGGTAAGTTTTTATTCAGCTTGTGCTTTTGCCGGAATTGAAGTTTTGCCGTGGGGAATTATGAAAGGCATCGTTTTGAGAAATATGCGGTGGTGGTTCCGGCAGCCGATCTTCGATCGCGACGGTATGCTCACAGTCGGTTATCGTTATCCGAATCTTATGATCGCCGAACAATATAACGGACAGGGTTCTCCTTATTGGGCGTGTAAAACCTATCTCATGCTTGCACTGCCTTCCGAGCATCCGTTTTGGACGGCTGAAGAACAAGCGCTGCCCGGTTTGCCCGAAACGGTGTGTCTTCCGGTTCCGCATATACTTTTTTCCCGAACTCCCGAAGATGTGGTTTTGCTCAACGGAGGGCAGTATCCCGACTATCAGATGAATCATGCCGCCGATAAATATGCAAAATTTGCGTACAGTGCAAAATTCGGTTTTTCATGTTCGCTGAGTAATTACGATTTCGAAAAAACAGGCTGCGATTCCATGCTCTATATCGGGACGGGAGACGGCTATTGGCGGCAAAGGCGAAAGAGCGATAGCGTCGAAATGTATTCCGATTACTGTAAAAGCATTTGGAAGCCGTATGACGATACGGAAATATGTACCTATCTGA
This Treponema socranskii subsp. buccale DNA region includes the following protein-coding sequences:
- a CDS encoding glycoside hydrolase family 88 protein; protein product: MDYAIAKTEENSKTFTDGYPAPASVDLIYPKIPNDEWTSGFWNGMLWQAYNATGIDAFRIAAEATLSDYENRLRNRIETQTHDLGFLYILSAKAEYLTTGNKNALKIALKAADLLMERYNPASGVIQAWGSADDVENRGRIIIDCLMNTPLLFWASEVTQSDTYAQAAKSHVEKSKRFLIRDDDTTFHTYYFDVTDGRALRGKTAQGFSDSSCWARGQAWGIYGFCLNYRYTGDFSLLMSAKRLAHHFLNRLPQDAVCYWDLIFTSGTEERDSSAAAIAACGLMELASLLPLADKDRPVYEAAALVIMESLAASYTTEGLKSNGILQHAVYGKPFGKGVDECNIWGDYFYMEALDRILFHHKLFW
- a CDS encoding DUF2264 domain-containing protein produces the protein MQTYKSAITENPLKTRDDVAQSLFQLLMPCSDKFIMGNTGLFNYNGSTTYCDRVGLFEGWSRLLWGIGPLLAGGYVWEGLSIYQEGLSNGTNPDSPFYWGDIKDFDQRIVETAAIALAMILNKKVLWEQYTETEQNRIYTWLNSVNDRTFSENNWKFFRILVNLFFEQVGRPPNESVLEKDLALIESFYVEDGWYKDAVPFDNYNPFAIQFYSMIYYRFRKDKDTERCKRYERRVKLFARQHIHYFTNDGLFVPYGRSLTYRFAVVSFYSACAFAGIEVLPWGIMKGIVLRNMRWWFRQPIFDRDGMLTVGYRYPNLMIAEQYNGQGSPYWACKTYLMLALPSEHPFWTAEEQALPGLPETVCLPVPHILFSRTPEDVVLLNGGQYPDYQMNHAADKYAKFAYSAKFGFSCSLSNYDFEKTGCDSMLYIGTGDGYWRQRRKSDSVEMYSDYCKSIWKPYDDTEICTYLIPAGYFHIRIHIIMSDRDLLTKEGGFAIARYKDFDPELPIFAESKGISDISLIFPWGFSYIADPSGKREASYVMPSPNLNCMAPCVLVPVLSGKIVRGKKNCHICITGASSNTDDMTKVPNVQYDDVNGSLTVNGKKIKL